The genomic segment aaattttatttttaacatgattGTGGACGAAGCGCTGATTCCCGCGCGTGCGACAGGAAGTCAGCGAGCATATCTTAAGGGCTGCTTGACAGACTTGACAGGACTGATGACACTGATGTACAGTAGACTGTCATACTGTACTCTGTTTAGTCATAAAAAGATGTTTTGACACGTTTTTTCTGGTTTAGTCACAAGTGGGAGAGTCACAATCATGTTCGACAGGAAGTTCAGTAAAAgtactgtgtgtatataaaaCGTATAGATCACAATAAGTTACATCTTTACCTTTGATTATCTCTTATACTGTAAGTTTCAGATGACTGGGAAGGTTCATTATTGTACATACATGTCCATGCTAAACTGACACACCCTTAAGCGCTAtgcagcatctttttttttttgtaaaactaAACTAACATTCAGCAAAGTATAGAGACATTTAAAGCCACAGCAATATGGTTTTGCCAATTTATTTCCAGCGTGATAATATGAAGGAGCCTTGCCAGCTCCTGTCTGTTTTGTGCCACGGTTTTTAACTGTTTTGGTGATTTCACATTTAAAGAGAGACTGAGGCCAAACCAGATCGAGAGAGACGCGTTCAAGTGTAAAGGCTGCGCCCTCCACGAGATGTCACGTCACGTTCGTTGTGGGTTACACCGGTTCAAAGTGTGAAGATACACTTGGGAGTGAAAACTGTGTCGCTGTGACGCTGCCTGGGGTAAATTTCCTCCGGCTGCTCCAGACCCATCTCTTCATTTAACACAAGCAGTTATTGGTTGATAGGCCTTGTAATACACATTTAACTGACCTTATCTCATTTTAATACTGTTTATAGTAAATACTCtaacgtgttttttttttttttataacatggcttgattttttttgttttgttgacagatCCTGTTGCCTTTTTCAGTTGATGTATTTTGTCTCgtcagtgtttttcctgctcatGTATGTCTGTTCTCAATATGAATTCActtcaataaaatgaaaacgACACTTAACAAGGAAACTTTTTTCCGCTCCTCAGTGATTTTCTCTAATTTcataacacagaaaaacatccagCTTCCATCTTCCTGCTATTTCAGGCTTGTTTGCACATAAATGCTTAACAGCTACAACGTGCTCAACTGGAGTTTTGTGGAACAGTGGAAACACAGAGCTTCCAGTAAACTAAATAGTCCAGTGACCTTATTATCTGATACAACTCGGCCTGTTTCAGTCTGACAGGGGCTCATTAACCAAGAGGAAACTATGGGACCTCTACACTCTTTGTCAAACATCCCTAATTTCCCAGATAAAGAATTTAATTTTACCTCTACACACAAGATGAGGGTTTTCCAGGGTGGAACAGGGCGCAGTGAGCCAGTGTTGGACTGTAATTAAGTACAATGTCTAtcataacttttgtttttcgCCTTTCCCGTTAATCGTTTGTTGACCCCAAAGGTTTATCTTGTGGCCCCTTGGGAGGGGCCCGACCCCTGTATTGGGAATCACTGGAGTAAACCAGCAAGTATATGTAAACCAAGTATATGTGAAGTAGctacaataataaaatgctgCTTCTCAGATCAGTGCATCAGTAATGATGTAATTTATTACATAATATAACCCTCACAGAACAATTACTTTCACTGCTTTAAGTACATTTAGCTGTAATACTTCTGCACTTTTACTTGGTAGtcaattttaaatgcaggacttaGACTTGGAGtacttttacactgtggtattggTACTTAAGTAATTGTTCTggatacttcttccaccactgtcaATCAGCAGAAAGTTTGCCTTACTTTAATGGTGGCTTAAATAGTTTCAAatctccatctgctgatgaagatcatgtgtTTTGATCAGAAGCTCCCATAGTGCTACTAAATGGACATCGATGCGTCTTATCACCAGCTGATTTTAAGGCCAAGAATGAACTCAGGACCTCAGGCTATACACTCAAAGTGCTCAAAAATTGGAATTTgagattgtttttttcctgttatttagCCGACACTCGTTGATATAAACAGGGTGGAAAACATAATAGGAACACCTGTCAGCAATACAATTCAACAGCCTCCAAAATGTACACATaattgaatcaacacctcttcaTGAGGGCAGGATTCACTGAAGGGCTGTTggattagactgcattagttttagctgggtgtaataaactgccaactggGTGTAATCGTAAGCTTCAAAGCTCCAACACTGGACGTGGAAAGTGAGTCTGtttcatcagctgctgttgcCAAGGTGTTAATGAACTTTGAAACTCGCTCATTTTAAAGTCATAACAAAGAACAATTTGGGTTAACAGCTGAGCTAATGACTGCAGCAAAAAGCCAACCCAACTGCAGTCGACTTCACTGGCTTGAAACAATAATTGGCAGCAGGCTGTAAACAGGAgtgaacaattttttttttttttgtatatccTGGGGCCTGTCTCATGAAGCAGATTACTGAGTGGGCTGAAAACCTGcactgcttttatttcagtCCAGAACTCAGATGGTTCCAGGTGTTATTCTGCAAAGTCATGCCAAGCCTCTGGTAATCCTGTTTTCTGACAGAGACTCTTGTCCAACAACTGATGCACATTTTTGGAATTTCTAATTTCTGTAATTTGATTCGACCTAAACCCACAACACGAGAAGACCGTTTCCCCTTTAGGACAGGCTAGCTGCTCCTAGCATTTCAAGCTAACCGCCCGTAGCCTTATACTATACAGAAAAAGTGGTATCGATCTGCTCATCCAACTCCACAATGAAGCGAGTGAGCACATACATAGAAACACTGAGCTATTCCACTATGCAGGCAGTGATGCATGTGAAAGAAACAGGACAGTAAACGCTTGTCTGGTTGGAATAAATTTATTTGATCTGTCTGTAAACAAGGTGATAAATCAATTTATGGCATTTCTTGGTTTTATGCATATGAAATCAGATGCATTAAAGAGACTGTATCCCagatgtaagaaaaaaagtggtgaggaaaaggaaatgaaCATAAATCAGCAAACAGGACTtgaaacaggttttttttttttatatatatgaGTACACATATCCCACAAGGCCTAAACAGTGGAGCTGAAGctaaaaataaagaggaaaaaagtgcCAATGAAATGACTCCTTAGTGGACAGTGGGTAAAATCCATCTTACAACAGCAACAGATCTCTCTACATTATGGCACAGGATACACAGGTTCTGCAGTTAAGTTTTGACAAGACAACCATGAGCGTCTTTTGTTCCAACCAATCCCATCTCCTTGAGTGTCATTTCTacttttgaaagttttttttttttttttttaaagttggaCGTTACATTTAGCAGTACTGACCGTGGACAGACCGTGTGATACCCCAGAGCTCAGTTGACTATAGAGTAGAAGGCAATTTATTCCACAGTTTTGTAGTTGTCAACACAGCATGGGTTTGTACAAATGCAGTTATTTGTTTTctaaacaataaagaaaaaaaaaacaatgaaatgagaattttcatcagatattcCCACCCTTACCTCCCctgtagcttcttttttttttaaccatagtTATGTATTAACTGTCTGGCTTCcttcatcagaaaaaaaagttagcaGTCATCCTTCACATGATTTAGAGCAACTGTATAAACACCCGAACTTCGACTACACTTGGTcctataaaaagaaaaaaaattcaaactgGACATACTCCAGATGGTTATATGCTGGGATATCTACTGTCCAAAAAAATGGCAGCCTttcaaaaactaaataaaataaaaaatatattacaggAGCtggcaaacaaaaacagttttaagtGCCTGAGCCATTGTTACTGTGGAATGTCCATGGGTTTTTTTTTCGTGTAGTCGGGGAGGTTGTGATGatggggaggggagagaggctACCAGCATCTGGAACGCTCGCAAATCCCGTTCATGATCGTTAACTGAGCTGATCCGAACATCCCCctcctacacagacacacacaggccaccTCCCCATTATGTATAAAGTATAACCaggacagagcagcagatcTGAAGGCAGAGGGGAGTTAAGAGAACTAGTTGGGTGGTGTGTAGTGTTGGATGAAGATAAGTGTCCTGTGAGGTTTTTAGTGTCACCTGCTTTGAGCAAACAGGATagggaaacagggagagaggggaggaacaGAAAATTTTGGCAGGAgcatggagagagggaggagggcgGGGGCAAGTGGTGGGTGTAAGAGGGAAACAACAGTGGACCAAGATATGCACGCAGTCTCCCCTCCCGGACTTGATAGGGGGAAATTAAAAGAGGAAGACATGACGAGCTTGGTTACAGCTCAAGTGCTCCAAAGGCATCGGCTGCTCGGGGGGGGTTGATTGAGTTTGAGAGGGACTAAGTAACGGGCACcatcacagagaggaaaaaaaaaaaacctacttCAAACTGATGCTATAGCTTTCATTGTCCAAGTGTTTTGgccagaatgtttttttttgctggtcTTGGTTAAGTACAGATTTGTCATGACAACCTGTTAGCAACATGCTCATCTTTCGCTATGGATCAACTTAGAGTGCTTAAGGGGGTAAAAAAAGAGGACACAGCGCAAGTGTGTtgatggggagggaggggaagagggtGGGGTTAGGGGAAgatgacaacaaaaagaaaaaaaaaaaaagagggataaCAAATGGGGAGGAGAGAaggcagaaaaaagaacaaaataactACCAACTAGGACTGGAAGTAGTGTGAAATGCAACAGGGTGGTAAGGGTGAGCTGCTAGGTGGCTGGGTACAGGCTGCTTTAGTATCCAGACTTCCTCAGGTACTCAGCCATCTGAAATGCTTTCTTGTTGAGCTGCCCTCCATGGACACCTTCCTTCCCCATGACAACAACCAATGCTGGAgtacacaaaggaaaaaaaaacaacaaaataaatggaCAGACATGGTGATTACAGGGCTGGAAAAGAAagtactttttttaaattgccaCCTTGCTAAACGTGGGGCTACATTGCTGATGACAGAGTCTGGACCCTGTGCTGTGTTAGAAATGCTCCTGGGATTTTGTTTAATGGGACTGTACGGGGGAGAAAAATGGGCTTGAGacagtaatttgtttttatttttttggtctgttttttttttttttcccaagttttgtgtttttttttgtttgcctttttgtttggtttttttctctctctccctcaactACGCCACCATAAGCTACatcaaaactaaactaaaacccTGAATCCCTCAAGTATTTTGCCATCGAGTATGCCTTCTTATTCAATCCGCCTCCATGGACCCCTTCTTTGCCCATTACCAAGACcaagactgaaagaaaagagacagagaagggacATTTAGAGAAGGTGTGGAGATCACACACGTGAAAAGAGAAGAGCACAGAGCCAAAACCAGCAGGCAAGACGAGACGGCTACGGAGGAGGACAATGGTACAAAAAGCAGAGCAGCGCCTTTGGTCTGAAGGCTTTATCAAGCCTCAAcattcattttctcatcagtgcTGCTGGTGATGAAACAACAAGACATGTCACATTACAAttagaaagacagaaagtgagtACAGCGGGAGAATAAATGTAAAGGAAGCATGCAAAGCAGTTTGTCAGTGTGCACACTTACATAAGTTCACCTTAACATCTACTGATTTCCACTAAGAGTAAAAGCAACGTTTGATATTTCAAGAACTATTGATAAAACAAGCCAATTTGTAACATCAGCGTGCTCTGGCGTCACAGTGAGGATCACTGAGCTGTACCCAAATCAAAGCTGTACTgcagaaagttttaaaaaggtCAGGTTTAGACAGGTAGTTAATTACACCTGAACCCAACGTGCTGCTTTAAATGCTCCTGATtagtaaaaatgaaatttgtGTGTCATGTCTAAAATCTGTTGTAAATTATGTGAATGCTTCTCAAATTCTGTCAAGGTAAAGTTGAATATTATTGCCACTAATCAGTCGATCATATCCTCAAAATCTTTCTCAAAAACTAATGTGAAGTCGGTTCTGAAAGTACAGATAATAACCATAATATTGCCACATTATATCTATAATGATGTAATTAGTATGAAATGTCTCATCAATATGTTCCAGCTACAATTTCACCATGGATGGGTGTTTTAGTTTACTAGTCTACATGGCTGCCAAAGCAAATATTTTCACTATTTGGGTTACATTAGTGCCATGTCCAAACAATACATGGATGCCTGTCTAAAGTGGCTGGTAGTATCCCTGTTTGCACTACTGAGTTTACAGCACTCCACTTGGAAGACTCTAgtctttttattgtttcatcTGTAATCAGTATGCACCATGCCAGCAGCAAAGAATAAGAAAGTGAAGCTTCTACTGACTACTAACAACCATCACTAATGCAGCACACATGCAGATACAGCAGCATGCTTGTGGTACCTCTCCTCAATACATGTAAGAGCCCTGAATACGTATTTTTTACCAGTAACGGAGTGGAAGCATGTGAGCAGGGGAACAGATTCATACTTTGTGAATAAGGGGAGTGTTAACCAGGAAGGAGAAAGATGCATGCAGTTCGAGAAGTTTTTAGAAAACCCTGGCCCACAGAGTGAGTCCAGTGTGTGTAGAATAGTGACCAGTTACAGTCTCACCTTTAAGTTTTAGTTGTGTCTGGAAAAAGTGGGGAGGACGGGGCATTGGGGCCCATATAGGCAACATGAAAACTGGCACAACTCTCAGACAAGTCCCTAACAGGGACTTTAATTCAGTTTGCTAATTTGTATCATACACCGTCACCTTTAAAATGccacattttcctgttttgacaGGAATTCACAGAATATATGCATACTTTATACATCTGTTTTAACCGCtgtatttgggaaaaaaaaccctcagccTTCAAATAGTGCTCCATGACTGAGTTGTGACCCCTGTAGAGAAGTGTTTGAGCTATGCAGAACACAAATCATGTGCCAGCTTTATTGCTGTTCTGGCTGACAAGCATCCAGTTTGTGGAAGACACAGCCAAATGATTCATCAGTTTGACTGAATCACTTCTTGCTGTTGATGTTTAGGGCTAACAATACCCCAGTATGGATTAGAAACTACTTATGGTATGCAACATGAGTTCCCCAAACTAAAAGGATATAATGCAATTTGCAATGTATTATCATAAATCTTGTTTCAATATATGGTAGATGAGTGAAAATCTGTATCACAGAATAAATCAGGAAATGGTGgagttcattttaaaatccGGACAAAGGTTGGATGAGAAGGGCCAGGAACTAGTCAACATAAACATCCAGACATGAGATATTATAAGTGTGAAACTgctaaaaatgtaatcaattgGCTTTGGTTTGAGATTTGTTCACTTGCAGGACATCAAATGTTCCCTACAAACACTTACCTAACAAAATGTATATCATCCACAGCTGAAATTATCTGCTTGAAAGACTAGCTTTAACCCCTAACCTGGAATTTGAGGTGAACATCCTTTTATACCCTGATCTAATGAGTCTCCTGGTATGAACTTGCCCCTCAGCTCTAAACAGCCTGTCTGCATATTTCTACACATCACATTTTGCTGAGATGCACTTGTTCCCCCTCATAAATCAGCAAACATTCAAAAAGGTAATATCCAGTGAGTCACAGACATTTTAACACCTGTTTATGTCATATATTGAGGAAAGGTGTATTAAAGATCTATCCCACATGCATGGATGACACAGAAGTCATAAAAGTAGCTAAACTAATAAGACTATATCAAAGCAGGCTACGGTGTTATTGTAGCACTAAAATGAATGTGGCTAACAACAACACTAAATGTGGAACTCACCTTTGCCAGCTCTGCCTACAGAAACGTTGTATGTTGGCTCTCCTCCTTGACTCTTGGTCCGGATGTCCATTGTCCAGTCGCCGTCAACTGGGAGGCTGTCTCTGATTACGGAGCACTTTTTATTGCCTAAGGTCAGCCCACCGGTGAAGAATCCCTCCCGATCCTTTCCTACTAAAACGTTGATTTCATCAGACTaaaagaaatcacaaaaaaaaaaacaaagtcaggtTTGTGTACATCTGCCAGTCTCCATGTAGAATATCAGTCCACTCAGGCAGACACTGTTTTTCCTTGGTGATGATTTGTGGGCGTTTGTCCCTTGCTCTCATTGAGCATAATTCTTTTTTATTGCTCCAAGTGTGGGCACTTTGAAGCCTTTTTCAGTCTGATTAAGTGCTAAgcaaataaacaatttaattcctctgtctcttgtctCAGCTTccagttttctcttttcctctacAAGCAGTAACATACAGCGTAATTAATAGTTCTAGACACACAAGTTTTTGCATTTATTgagcaacaaaaacatctttaaaacaaTTAATCTGGAATTTATATTGGAACTAGAACTAATACTCGTGTAGTAGTAGCATTTCCAAATAATCAGAAATGGTATCTTTAACAATATCTATAATAACTATAACCATAGCCTTTCTGGAAGACAAAGTGATAAATGTTAATCTCATAACATACAAGGTCATAACACCTCGCCCCTACTCAGCAAAAGCCCTCTAAAGTGACTTTTTAACATACAAGGCTATACATAGTCTAAAAGTTTCATAAACCATGCACTTTTAAAGAGAGACACATGTATTTCAGTGTGGTGTCCACATGGTGGATTCAGTTTCAAAAAGTGATCACTTAGGATGGACTATGATATTCAACTATGGGAGGCCTTGGGGCTCACGCGTCCCTTTAtctaaaaagacattaaatattttgGAGATTATCTTCTAAGACGCTGCTGGTCTGAAGACTTAAATGAAATTATAACTTGAGGCAGAATAATTATGGAGTAAACTGATGCCTCAGACAACCTTAATACACATACCTCAAGACCTGAGGCTATCATTACATGTCTTCAAATATTGTTTAAATACCTGAGGCTATTAATTCTTTACTTCCTAAGTTTTTCCCAAAACAGTCCAAAATTCTAAAATTCATCAGTGTTAACAGTAATAAAGACAACCATATATCACTATACATAAACTGAACTATATCTTAAATTATTGCATCTTATTGATTAATAGAAATCAAAATTTGGTGAGATTCTTGCTCTTTAAAGaaacttttctttattctgGCCTATATTAGACATAGCTGTCTCCATCGTACTTCAAGTGTCACGTTGTGAAATCTCAGAGGCCCACTGCAGCTGACAAAAACCATTACGCTAAGAAACTTGCTTTAAGATTTGACTACTACCAATATCACACTTTTTCTGACCGCTGCcatataaacaaaacatgtataaaaatgtatttaatcgTAATGAAGCTATTAGCACATATTTAGAAGACCGGATTTTCCCCCCTTTGAACCAATCTGCAGAACAAAAGGCGTCGCCCCTCAACTCCAGAACTGCACAGTCATGGCACACACGAAACCCTCCAGACACAAAAAACGGGAAACTCAAACTCATACAGGCTCGGATAACGTTAGCATGTCGGCTAGCTACACGTCGGGGGCCCGGCTGGCTAAGTAATTACACCAACAGTTGTTCCCCCACCGGGATCCAGGTCTCTATTCCCACATGAAACTTACACCGCAGTTTCACAAACCCAGTGTTAACTTGCTTCACTCCCTAGAAAGCTTATTTCGTTTACCGAAACTGTAGTCGCCGGGTTTAGATAAAACGTGGCTAACATTATTAGCAAGCAGACAATTACCCCTGGCTTTTAATGAGTTTTTTTAATCTACGCGGACAAGAAAAAAAGACGACTCTGTCCGTTTGTTGAGAGTGCTTCTCCAGAAGATAACGATACCCTGCCCCGAGAGGATACTCCCAAGTAACGTTAGCTAACAGCAGCACACTCGTTCACAGTTCACTTGACCGTGGAATAGGCTGCTTATTTCGTCGTCAAAATGACCACTCATTTTGTTACATTCAATCACGACTCGAGTGTTCACCTTCgcacaaatatttaaattactGACCAATAATTTATTTACCAGACAAAATGGAGGCTCAAGGAAGCAGTGGAGACGATTGTTCAGTCAAgttatatttaaaacaaatgccACAGTCGATTCTGATATACGTGCGGTATAACGTGAAAAACGTGATAAATATGGAGTTTGAAAATCTGGACCGTTGCAGCACATGTTCACCGAGGACCAAACGGCCCGATTAGCCTCcatgaacaaaatgaataagAAACTGGGAGTGTATCCGCCATCTTGGAAAATAAGGGGCGGTAGCGGCAGTGTGATTCACAGAAGCCGAATAGGAAAAAAAACCAAGGCAGACCGACGGCACGACCGCACGCCAGGAACGCATGTGAGCACCGCGAACTCTGCGCTATTAGCGTTGGCTATAACGATTTTCCAGCGGGGATGACCGGCCTGATCTGAGCTAACCGCCAGCTGTAGTGTGCTAATCAATGTTAACATTAAGTTGCGGGGCTGGTAGGCGGTGTTGTCTACCCAATCCTAAGCAGCTTTTTCAAAGACAAATGGCAAAATCCGGGAGAAAACATGTTTAGCTTGGAGTGGGTTTAGACTGGATTCTTGAACTCGGTTACGCTTTCTGACCGGTATCACAAGCAAACGCTGCTAGTCAATGCTAGCTAGGCTGCTAGCGATGCTAAGTTAGCCCTTTTAGCTCGAGTTCGCGGTACCGTTCGCCTGTGGCTTGGGTCATCTCCGACTACTCTTGTTGCTATTTcgaaaaaaagataaataaccTGAGGTCGCCAAGTGTGTTAAAGCCACTGGAAAGAGATACTGTAAAATCCACCACAGACTGGTGATAGATTAAAAAGCAGTGGTGCATACGTGCCAATGCATCTTGTGTTTGACCACCGGATACCATGTGTACCACACCGCTCGCCTTATCCTCATTCAACAAGGCCTGGCTATGCAGACAAACGCACCGGCATGcaaaatttaaaattttatcCTATATAACCTTCGATATATACAAACAGAGCATACTAACCGTTATGTTGGCAAAGGTACCGCCGGAATGCGATGCCCAGACGTATTTGGCGTCCGTGTACCCAACAACGGCCGCGTCCTGGCAGCTGCCATCAGCCATCAGGTTGTCCACGTAGCTTTGCCAGGACATGTTTGTGAAATTAGTTCTAAGATGGAAAAAGCACGTTGGGTCAAGTAGGTTCACAAACGCCTCTCGAGCGACGAAGACACTGTGAGGAAGCTGTATTTATCGGTGGTTTAACGGGCCTCCAGCAAACAAAACCCCCCCAGCTCCGTCACGTCCCGGCTTTCTTCTGGTCTAGGCAACGAAGAGAAGCCGCTGCAATCGGACAAGCTCTTGGGTGTAGTCCTTACTAAATCACTC from the Lates calcarifer isolate ASB-BC8 linkage group LG17, TLL_Latcal_v3, whole genome shotgun sequence genome contains:
- the pfn2b gene encoding profilin-2 isoform X2 — translated: MSWQSYVDNLMADGSCQDAAVVGYTDAKYVWASHSGGTFANITSDEINVLVGKDREGFFTGGLTLGNKKCSVIRDSLPVDGDWTMDIRTKSQGGEPTYNVSVGRAGKVLVLVMGKEGVHGGGLNKKAYSMAKYLRDSGF
- the pfn2b gene encoding profilin-2 isoform X1 produces the protein MSWQSYVDNLMADGSCQDAAVVGYTDAKYVWASHSGGTFANITSDEINVLVGKDREGFFTGGLTLGNKKCSVIRDSLPVDGDWTMDIRTKSQGGEPTYNVSVGRAGKALVVVMGKEGVHGGQLNKKAFQMAEYLRKSGY